A single window of Sparus aurata chromosome 12, fSpaAur1.1, whole genome shotgun sequence DNA harbors:
- the LOC115592703 gene encoding gastrula zinc finger protein XlCGF57.1-like isoform X2, producing MRVHTGEKPYSCNTCGKTFSDPSSLKRHMRTHTGEKPFTCETCGKTFRYCGDLKKHTRTHTGEKPYSCDTCGKTFSDLSSLKSHMRTHTGEKPFTCKTCGKTFYQTGHLIRHMRTHTGEKPFTCETCGKTFNQTGNLICHMRSHTGEKPFICKACGKKFSKTSTLIVHMRTHTGEKPFTCKTCGKTFNQTSGLTHHMTTHTGEKPYSCNTCGKTFSDSSGLKSHMRIHTGEKAYSCKICWKTFRYCGNLKKHTRTHTGEKPYSCNTCGKTFSDLSALKRHMRTHTGEKP from the coding sequence atgagagtccacacaggtgagaagccgtattcttgcaacacATGTGGGAAAACATTCTCTGATCCATCTAGTTTGAAAAggcacatgagaacccacacaggtgagaaaccgtttacttgcgaaacatgtgggaagactttcaggtATTGTGgtgacttaaaaaaacatacgaggacccacacaggtgagaagccgtattcttgcgACACCTGTGGGAAAACATTCTCCGATTTATCTAGTTTGAAaagtcacatgagaactcacacaggtgagaagccgtttacttgcaaaacatgtgggaagactttttaTCAAACAGGTCACTTAATacgtcacatgagaactcacacaggtgagaaaccatttaCTTGCGAAacatgtggaaagacttttaATCAAACAGGTAACTTAATATGTCACATGAGaagtcacacaggtgagaaaccgtttatTTGCAAAGCATGTGGGAAGAAATTTAGTAAAACCAGTACCTTAAtagttcacatgagaactcacacaggtgagaaaccgtttacttgcaaaacatgtgggaagactttcaacCAAACCAGTGGCTTGACACATCACATGacaactcacacaggtgagaagccgtattcttgcaacacCTGTGGGAAAACATTCTCCGATTCATCTGGTTTGAAAagtcacatgagaatccacacaggtgaaaagGCGTATTCTTGCAAAATATGTTGGAAGACTTTCAGGTATTGTggtaacttaaaaaaacatacgagaactcacacaggtgagaagccgtattcttgcaacacCTGTGGGAAAACATTCTCTGATTTATCTGCTTTGAAAAggcacatgagaactcacacag
- the LOC115592703 gene encoding gastrula zinc finger protein XlCGF57.1-like isoform X1: MRVHTGEKPYSCNTCGKTFSDPSSLKRHMRTHTGEKPFTCETCGKTFRYCGDLKKHTRTHTGEKPYSCDTCGKTFSDLSSLKSHMRTHTGEKPFTCKTCGKTFYQTGHLIRHMRTHTGEKPFTCETCGKTFNQTGNLICHMRSHTGEKPFICKACGKKFSKTSTLIVHMRTHTGEKPFTCKTCGKTFNQTSGLTHHMTTHTGEKPYSCNTCGKTFSDSSGLKSHMRIHTGEKAYSCKICWKTFRYCGNLKKHTRTHTGEKPYSCNTCGKTFSDLSALKRHMRTHTGEKQ; encoded by the exons atgagagtccacacaggtgagaagccgtattcttgcaacacATGTGGGAAAACATTCTCTGATCCATCTAGTTTGAAAAggcacatgagaacccacacaggtgagaaaccgtttacttgcgaaacatgtgggaagactttcaggtATTGTGgtgacttaaaaaaacatacgaggacccacacaggtgagaagccgtattcttgcgACACCTGTGGGAAAACATTCTCCGATTTATCTAGTTTGAAaagtcacatgagaactcacacaggtgagaagccgtttacttgcaaaacatgtgggaagactttttaTCAAACAGGTCACTTAATacgtcacatgagaactcacacaggtgagaaaccatttaCTTGCGAAacatgtggaaagacttttaATCAAACAGGTAACTTAATATGTCACATGAGaagtcacacaggtgagaaaccgtttatTTGCAAAGCATGTGGGAAGAAATTTAGTAAAACCAGTACCTTAAtagttcacatgagaactcacacaggtgagaaaccgtttacttgcaaaacatgtgggaagactttcaacCAAACCAGTGGCTTGACACATCACATGacaactcacacaggtgagaagccgtattcttgcaacacCTGTGGGAAAACATTCTCCGATTCATCTGGTTTGAAAagtcacatgagaatccacacaggtgaaaagGCGTATTCTTGCAAAATATGTTGGAAGACTTTCAGGTATTGTggtaacttaaaaaaacatacgagaactcacacaggtgagaagccgtattcttgcaacacCTGTGGGAAAACATTCTCTGATTTATCTGCTTTGAAAAggcacatgagaactcacacag gtgagaaacaatAG